In one window of Clavelina lepadiformis chromosome 4, kaClaLepa1.1, whole genome shotgun sequence DNA:
- the LOC143452102 gene encoding uncharacterized protein LOC143452102 isoform X2: MASVITNCLKNILEESKVITGEDTKQPHQSTGETFPFLTEQHLEDLSYGKAKMPENSNVNYPLNSSQDCLALSFRRSQRNTKCTKNKLTSPILSKKVKIKRTRKHRAIFPRMPIEMLKGLTDPQNFLDFTLPLKLVEQYNGCDMNCCSHDGKMVKAEDSIFEIQNPCSGKVVTNEVSDKMSIQIVTSLEQNTVLLEPETLESRSHLALDHKTRIDIHNCQRMAIVLSSFGMFLAMQEIKKTEINIYKLADGTCIKSWNYDLKETVDGLWWMNIEGTANKLYLLQTNEKLSCCWISVYDPTENTGKGKASLVTIEVLHCVCVLPFLQFVVSSNRIVKYAWNKAERDFTPQLEMMRIEDSITSLCALNHQPNALIGSSSKMLYIWNHRTGLLLQQISFLNQCQELLTASSLNGLIVLHVLMASNNCSICARYLCNPHTGMCVKVFKAKNPASSKRISILNNQGNFHSLHELEDGCSSCFKEKNLNFLLYFLK, translated from the exons ATGGCATCTGTGATTACAAACTGCTTAAAGAACATTTTGGAAGAATCAAAAGTTATTACTGGTGAAGATACCAAGCAACCACATCAAAGTACTGGGGAAACATTTCCGTTCCTGACAGAACAGCATTTAGAAGATTTATCCTATGGCAAAGCAAAAATGCCCGAAAATTCAAATGTAAATTACCCACTTAATTCTTCTCAGGATTGTCTGGCGCTATCGTTTCGTAGGTCACAACGTAACACTAAATGTACCAAGAACAAATTGACTTCACCGATTTTATCTAAAAAGGTTAAGATTAAACGTACTAGAAAACACAGAGCAATTTTTCCACGAATGCCAATCGAAATGCTTAAAGGATTAACTGACCCACAAAATTTCCTTGATTTTACGCTGCCTTTGAAACTCGTTGAACAATATAATGGGTGTGATATGAATTGTTGTTCCCATGATGGAAAAATGGTTAAAGCTGAAGACAGTATCTTTGAAATTCAAAATCCTTGTTCTGGTAAAGTCGTAACTAATGAAGTTTCTGACAAAATGAGTATTCAAATTGTTACTTCGTTAGAACAGAATACTGTTTTATTGGAACCAGAAACATTGGAGTCAAGAAGCCATCTTGCTTTAGATCACAAG acAAGAATAGATATCCATAATTGTCAAAGAATGGCAATTGTGCTAAGCTCTTTTGGAATGTTTTTGGCTAtgcaagaaattaaaaaaactgaaattaacATCTATAAATTGGCTGATGGCACTTGCATTAAAAGCTGGAACTATGATTTAAAG gAAACTGTAGATGGACTTTGGTGGATGAACATTGAAGGAACAGCAAACAAACTCTatcttttgcaaacaaatgaaaaactgTCTTGTTGTTG GATTTCTGTGTATGATCCGACTGAAAACACTGGGAAGGGGAAAGCATCTCTTGTCACCATAGAAGTGTTGCATTGTGTTTGTGTTCTTCCATTTCTTCAGTTTGTAGTGAGCAGCAACAGGATTGTTAAGTATGCTTGGAATAAAGCTGAGAG GGATTTTACACCGCAGCTGGAGATGATGCGTATTGAAGATTccattacatcattatgtGCATTAAACCATCAACCCAACGCATTGATTGGATCTTCTTCAAAAATGTTATACATATG gaATCACAGAACAGGACTTCTGCTTcaacaaatttcttttttgaatcAATGCCAGGAGTTATTGACAGCTTCTTCACTCAat gGTCTCATTGTACTACATGTTTTGATGGCGTCTAATAATTGCTCCATCTGTGCTAGATACTTATGCAATCCACATACTGGAATGTGcgtgaaagtttttaaagctaAAAATCCCGCATCTTCTAAAAG AATATCCATCCTTAATAACCAGGGAAACTTTCATAGCCTGCATGAACTTGAGGATGGATGCTCCAGTTGCTTCAAAGAAAAGAAtctcaattttttgttgtattttttaaaataa
- the LOC143452104 gene encoding ATP synthase mitochondrial F1 complex assembly factor 2-like translates to MTLYMKSRCLTFIKMNQISNKVFCKKFLSAGNSCCWSRIVRFFADKKKFFKEARISELEEGYGINLDNHELKTPTGSVLCIPNENLAQAVTLEWNIQKHTIKTERMPLTALCYAACLSHSKEPTVSSILSYLTTDTVLCHSTEPEELVQLQDVKWGPAVEWFKARYSVDVSHSNGFIMPDVDRQTKLKMNNYLLTHDAWCLIGLESMVGLLKSVILSLAVVNYHLTVEDAVSLSRLEQEYQVAKWGNVEWYHDVEKHEMQMKTAACALFFQMCAEQTTSISYTSQNC, encoded by the exons ATGACTCTGTATATGAAATCTAGGTGCTTAACCTTCATTAAGATGAATCAAATaagcaacaaagttttttgtaaaaagtttttaagtgCAGGAAATAGCTGCTGTTGGTCAAGGATTGTTAGATTTTTTGCAG ATaaaaagaagtttttcaaaGAAGCACGAATAAGTGAATTGGAAG AGGGCTATGGAATAAACCTAGACAACCATGAACTCAAGACTCCAACTGGCTCAGTGTTATGTATACCAAATGAAAATTTAGCACAAGCAGTTACACTTGAATGGAACATTCAAAAACATACTATAAAGACCGAACGGATGCCATTG ACTGCTCTGTGCTATGCTGCCTGCTTATCGCATTCAAAAGAACCAACTGTGAGCTCGATTTTGAGTTACCTCACCACGGATACTGTTTT gTGCCACTCCACTGAACCAGAAGAGTTGGTTCAACTTCAAGACGTAAAATGGGGCCCAGCTGTAGAATGGTTTAAAGCAAGATACTCAGTTGACGTCAGCCATTCTAATGGATTCATAATGCCAGACGTAGACAGACAGACCAAATTGAAAATGAATAATTATCTATTGACCCACGATGCCTGGTGCTTAATAG GTTTGGAGTCAATGGTTGGACTACTCAAGTCTGTAATTTTATCATTAGCAGTAGTGAACTATCATTTAACTGTTGAAGACGCAGTCAGTTTATCTAGGCTTGAACAAGAATATCAG GTCGCGAAGTGGGGTAACGTGGAGTGGTATCATGACGTTGAAAAACACGAAATGCAAATGAAAACTGCTGCCTGTGCActgttttttcaaatgtgtGCTGAACAAACTACATCTATTTCATACACGTCTCAAAactgttaa
- the LOC143452106 gene encoding small nuclear ribonucleoprotein Sm D1-like, translated as MKLARFLMKLNHETVTIELKNGTQVHGTITGVDICMNTHLKSVKMTVKNREPVNLDTLSIRGNNIRYYILPDSLPLDTLLVDEGPKAPRGGFRDRGRGGRGRGRGRGRGRGRGRGGPPRRY; from the coding sequence ATGAAGTTGGCTAGGTTTTTGATGAAACTTAATCATGAAACTGTCACCATAGAATTAAAAAATGGAACCCAGGTTCATGGTACAATCACAGGTGTCGACATTTGCATGAACACCCATCTTAAATCGGTCAAAATGACTGTAAAAAATAGAGAACCAGTCAACTTGGATACATTAAGTATACGAGGCAACAACATACGATATTACATACTACCTGACAGCTTGCCTCTTGATACTCTGTTGGTGGATGAAGGACCAAAAGCGCCTCGTGGTGGTTTTCGAGATCGTGGAAGAGGCGGTCGTGGCAGGGGCCGAGGCAGAGGGAGAGGAAGAGGTCGTGGCCGAGGTGGTCCTCCAAGGCGTTATTAA
- the LOC143452101 gene encoding transducin beta-like protein 3, protein MNKENVLSAKKLHAHSTYAVKKKFGPFYTGGQVSVSKDGKQLLCSCGDNVQVVSLDSGLVEKVLSHEGVDVTAFAVSPDDKIIITASKALLLKQWLWKDEVKCVRTWKAIHLSSIQCMDFDPSSTVLATGGSDGSIKVWDLVGQYCTHNFRGAHGVINTVKFHCHNLTLYSSADDYTIRVWDLQSSKLISVLSSHVSAVTSLHFPSDNCLVSSGRDGVLCIWNVPELRSTVPSLMQPTKIIPVYENVNDAVILQPNELQKLSEDIVQEDFFIITAGDKGTIRIWGNRSGKCVLSQKVLAETKGIAYNCVNKLPSENKIVAVKSDHCFDFLCLETLCVQKQLVGYNDEILNIKLLGSQENFIAVATNSSDIKIFHIDSMACQILAGHSDIVLSIDVFPDRSHFASSSKDNTIRLWKLDEEAVHAECLAVGSGHTHAVNCVAACNLGSGFMVSGSQDHTLKIWSINNKLTTPVLHVKHTIMAHTKDINTVAIAPNDKLIATGSQDKTAKLWSTYDGKPTGKFEGHKRGIWCVQFSPMDKILASTSADGTVKLWSITNFTCLKTLEGHDCSVLNIVFTVKGTQIISAGSDGLLKLWIIKNSECVQTIEAHDDKIWTLCSNKDNSLLISGSADSMIIVLEDVTENVIAKASKHEENVVLQRQEMLNFMQEKRYGKALYLAIALSQPYTALNIVKDLLWENYGRENLKKYLLQLTIGQKQTLLNFIAAWNTNSHNSFEAQAVLKFLLANTPPNEIEDFPNSQSVIEALLPYTERHYQRLSKTMQQSKFLDYSWHVMKMQSHEDSV, encoded by the coding sequence AtgaacaaagaaaatgttttatcagcaaaaaaattgcacgCTCATTCAACTTACGCAGTCAAGAAGAAATTTGGACCATTTTATACTGGAGGACAAGTTTCAGTGTCAAAAGATGGAAAACAACTTCTTTGTTCTTGTGGTGATAATGTTCAAGTGGTTTCCTTGGACTCTGGTTTGGTTGAGAAAGTATTGTCACATGAAGGTGTTGATGTTACAGCATTTGCTGTTAGCCCTGATGATAAGATTATAATCACTGCAAGTAAAGCACTTCTACTTAAACAGTGGTTATGGAAAGACGAAGTAAAATGTGTTCGGACATGGAAGGCAATTCATTTATCTTCAATACAATGCATGGATTTTGATCCAAGTTCTACTGTGCTAGCAACAGGTGGAAGTGATGGCAGTATAAAAGTATGGGATTTAGTTGGTCAATATTGCACACATAACTTCAGAGGTGCACATGGAGTAATAAACACTGTCAAGTTTCATTGCCATAATTTAACTTTGTACTCTTCTGCGGATGATTATACCATTCGAGTGTGGGATTTACAATCTAGTAAATTGATCAGTGTGCTATCAAGCCATGTAAGCGCAGTAACAAGTTTACATTTTCCTTCAGACAACTGTCTGGTTAGCAGCGGCCGTGATGGCGTTCTATGCATATGGAACGTGCCAGAGTTGAGAAGTACTGTGCCATCTTTAATGCAGCCTACAAAAATTATTCCAGTTTATGAAAATGTGAATGATGCTGTTATTCTACAACCAAATGAGCTGCAAAAATTATCTGAAGATATCGTACAAGAAGATTTCTTCATAATCACAGCTGGAGACAAGGGCACAATAAGAATTTGGGGAAACAGATCAGGAAAATGTGTGCTCTCTCAAAAGGTGCTTGCAGAAACAAAAGGAATTGCATATAACTGTGTGAATAAACTGCcttcagaaaacaaaatagtaGCAGTGAAAAGCGATCACTGCTTTGATTTCCTTTGTTTAGAAACTTTGTGTGTTCAGAAACAATTAGTTGGCTACaatgatgaaattttaaacataaaacttttaggaagccaagaaaattttattgctgTTGCAACCAACAGTTCAGACATAAAGATATTTCACATTGATTCAATGGCATGCCAGATTCTTGCAGGCCATTCTGATATAGTGTTGTCGATTGACGTTTTTCCAGACAGGTCCCACTTTGCAAGTAGCTCTAAAGATAACACAATTCGTTTATGGAAACTGGATGAAGAAGCAGTGCATGCTGAATGTTTAGCAGTTGGAAGTGGACATACTCATGCAGTAAATTGTGTTGCTGCTTGTAATTTAGGCTCAGGTTTCATGGTATCAGGTAGTCAAGATCATACTTTGAAAATATGGAGTATTAATAATAAACTCACAACGCCTGTGTTGCATGTTAAGCATACCATTATGGCCCATACCAAGGACATAAACACTGTAGCTATAGCCCCTAATGATAAACTTATCGCTACAGGATCACAAGATAAAACAGCCAAATTGTGGTCTACATATGATGGGAAACCCACTGGAAAATTTGAAGGGCACAAACGGGGTATTTGGTGTGTACAGTTCAGTCCAATGGATAAAATTCTTGCTTCCACCTCTGCTGATGGAACAGTAAAATTATGGTCTATTACCAATTTTACCTGTCTGAAAACCTTAGAAGGTCATGATTGTTCAGTATTAAACATAGTATTTACTGTAAAAGGAACACAAATAATTAGTGCAGGATCTGATGGACTATTAAAGCTATGGATAATTAAAAATTCTGAGTGTGTACAAACTATTGAAGCACATGATGACAAGATTTGGACTCTTTGCAGCAACAAAGACAATAGTCTGTTGATTTCTGGCTCAGCAGATTCGATGATAATAGTCTTGGAAGATGTCACTGAAAACGTAATAGCGAAAGCTTCTAAACATGAGGAGAATGTGGTTTTACAAAGACAAGAAATGCTTAATTTTATGCAAGAAAAAAGATATGGAAAAGCACTCTATTTGGCCATAGCATTATCACAACCCTATACAGCATTAAATATTGTAAAAGATCTTTTGTGGGAAAATTATGGAAgggaaaatttaaaaaaatacttaCTACAGCTGACAATAGggcaaaaacaaacattgctAAATTTTATTGCTGCGTGGAACACGAATTCTCATAATTCTTTTGAAGCTCAAGCcgtgttaaaatttttgctagCTAATACCCCTCCTAATGAAATTGAGGACTTTCCCAATTCCCAGTCCGTAATAGAGGCCTTGTTACCTTACACAGAAAGACATTATCAACGTTTATCAAAAACAATGCaacaatcaaaatttttagacTATAGTTGGCATGTAATGAAAATGCAATCCCACGAGGACAGTGTCTAG
- the LOC143452102 gene encoding uncharacterized protein LOC143452102 isoform X1, whose amino-acid sequence MNNDICEKFLDKDIKLELQETLREWELQCEHIKQSLIEKASSLQIARNSCAANEHDSNINFVKKEMASVITNCLKNILEESKVITGEDTKQPHQSTGETFPFLTEQHLEDLSYGKAKMPENSNVNYPLNSSQDCLALSFRRSQRNTKCTKNKLTSPILSKKVKIKRTRKHRAIFPRMPIEMLKGLTDPQNFLDFTLPLKLVEQYNGCDMNCCSHDGKMVKAEDSIFEIQNPCSGKVVTNEVSDKMSIQIVTSLEQNTVLLEPETLESRSHLALDHKTRIDIHNCQRMAIVLSSFGMFLAMQEIKKTEINIYKLADGTCIKSWNYDLKETVDGLWWMNIEGTANKLYLLQTNEKLSCCWISVYDPTENTGKGKASLVTIEVLHCVCVLPFLQFVVSSNRIVKYAWNKAERDFTPQLEMMRIEDSITSLCALNHQPNALIGSSSKMLYIWNHRTGLLLQQISFLNQCQELLTASSLNGLIVLHVLMASNNCSICARYLCNPHTGMCVKVFKAKNPASSKRISILNNQGNFHSLHELEDGCSSCFKEKNLNFLLYFLK is encoded by the exons ATGAACAATGATATATGTGAGAAATTCTTGGACAAGGACATAAAATTAGAG TTGCAGGAAACATTACGAGAATGGGAACTTCAGTGTGAGCACATAAAACAATCATTAATA GAAAAGGCTTCGTCATTACAAATAGCCAGGAATTCTTGTGCGGCAAACGAACATGACtcaaacataaattttgtaaaaaaggaAATGGCATCTGTGATTACAAACTGCTTAAAGAACATTTTGGAAGAATCAAAAGTTATTACTGGTGAAGATACCAAGCAACCACATCAAAGTACTGGGGAAACATTTCCGTTCCTGACAGAACAGCATTTAGAAGATTTATCCTATGGCAAAGCAAAAATGCCCGAAAATTCAAATGTAAATTACCCACTTAATTCTTCTCAGGATTGTCTGGCGCTATCGTTTCGTAGGTCACAACGTAACACTAAATGTACCAAGAACAAATTGACTTCACCGATTTTATCTAAAAAGGTTAAGATTAAACGTACTAGAAAACACAGAGCAATTTTTCCACGAATGCCAATCGAAATGCTTAAAGGATTAACTGACCCACAAAATTTCCTTGATTTTACGCTGCCTTTGAAACTCGTTGAACAATATAATGGGTGTGATATGAATTGTTGTTCCCATGATGGAAAAATGGTTAAAGCTGAAGACAGTATCTTTGAAATTCAAAATCCTTGTTCTGGTAAAGTCGTAACTAATGAAGTTTCTGACAAAATGAGTATTCAAATTGTTACTTCGTTAGAACAGAATACTGTTTTATTGGAACCAGAAACATTGGAGTCAAGAAGCCATCTTGCTTTAGATCACAAG acAAGAATAGATATCCATAATTGTCAAAGAATGGCAATTGTGCTAAGCTCTTTTGGAATGTTTTTGGCTAtgcaagaaattaaaaaaactgaaattaacATCTATAAATTGGCTGATGGCACTTGCATTAAAAGCTGGAACTATGATTTAAAG gAAACTGTAGATGGACTTTGGTGGATGAACATTGAAGGAACAGCAAACAAACTCTatcttttgcaaacaaatgaaaaactgTCTTGTTGTTG GATTTCTGTGTATGATCCGACTGAAAACACTGGGAAGGGGAAAGCATCTCTTGTCACCATAGAAGTGTTGCATTGTGTTTGTGTTCTTCCATTTCTTCAGTTTGTAGTGAGCAGCAACAGGATTGTTAAGTATGCTTGGAATAAAGCTGAGAG GGATTTTACACCGCAGCTGGAGATGATGCGTATTGAAGATTccattacatcattatgtGCATTAAACCATCAACCCAACGCATTGATTGGATCTTCTTCAAAAATGTTATACATATG gaATCACAGAACAGGACTTCTGCTTcaacaaatttcttttttgaatcAATGCCAGGAGTTATTGACAGCTTCTTCACTCAat gGTCTCATTGTACTACATGTTTTGATGGCGTCTAATAATTGCTCCATCTGTGCTAGATACTTATGCAATCCACATACTGGAATGTGcgtgaaagtttttaaagctaAAAATCCCGCATCTTCTAAAAG AATATCCATCCTTAATAACCAGGGAAACTTTCATAGCCTGCATGAACTTGAGGATGGATGCTCCAGTTGCTTCAAAGAAAAGAAtctcaattttttgttgtattttttaaaataa
- the LOC143452102 gene encoding uncharacterized protein LOC143452102 isoform X3 produces the protein MNNDICEKFLDKDIKLELQETLREWELQCEHIKQSLIEKASSLQIARNSCAANEHDSNINFVKKEMASVITNCLKNILEESKVITGEDTKQPHQSTGETFPFLTEQHLEDLSYGKAKMPENSNVNYPLNSSQDCLALSFRRSQRNTKCTKNKLTSPILSKKVKIKRTRKHRAIFPRMPIEMLKGLTDPQNFLDFTLPLKLVEQYNGCDMNCCSHDGKMVKAEDSIFEIQNPCSGKVVTNEVSDKMSIQIVTSLEQNTVLLEPETLESRSHLALDHKTRIDIHNCQRMAIVLSSFGMFLAMQEIKKTEINIYKLADGTCIKSWNYDLKETVDGLWWMNIEGTANKLYLLQTNEKLSCCWISVYDPTENTGKGKASLVTIEVLHCVCVLPFLQFVVSSNRIVKYAWNKAERDFTPQLEMMRIEDSITSLCALNHQPNALIGSSSKMLYIWNHRTGLLLQQISFLNQCQELLTASSLNILMQSTYWNVRESF, from the exons ATGAACAATGATATATGTGAGAAATTCTTGGACAAGGACATAAAATTAGAG TTGCAGGAAACATTACGAGAATGGGAACTTCAGTGTGAGCACATAAAACAATCATTAATA GAAAAGGCTTCGTCATTACAAATAGCCAGGAATTCTTGTGCGGCAAACGAACATGACtcaaacataaattttgtaaaaaaggaAATGGCATCTGTGATTACAAACTGCTTAAAGAACATTTTGGAAGAATCAAAAGTTATTACTGGTGAAGATACCAAGCAACCACATCAAAGTACTGGGGAAACATTTCCGTTCCTGACAGAACAGCATTTAGAAGATTTATCCTATGGCAAAGCAAAAATGCCCGAAAATTCAAATGTAAATTACCCACTTAATTCTTCTCAGGATTGTCTGGCGCTATCGTTTCGTAGGTCACAACGTAACACTAAATGTACCAAGAACAAATTGACTTCACCGATTTTATCTAAAAAGGTTAAGATTAAACGTACTAGAAAACACAGAGCAATTTTTCCACGAATGCCAATCGAAATGCTTAAAGGATTAACTGACCCACAAAATTTCCTTGATTTTACGCTGCCTTTGAAACTCGTTGAACAATATAATGGGTGTGATATGAATTGTTGTTCCCATGATGGAAAAATGGTTAAAGCTGAAGACAGTATCTTTGAAATTCAAAATCCTTGTTCTGGTAAAGTCGTAACTAATGAAGTTTCTGACAAAATGAGTATTCAAATTGTTACTTCGTTAGAACAGAATACTGTTTTATTGGAACCAGAAACATTGGAGTCAAGAAGCCATCTTGCTTTAGATCACAAG acAAGAATAGATATCCATAATTGTCAAAGAATGGCAATTGTGCTAAGCTCTTTTGGAATGTTTTTGGCTAtgcaagaaattaaaaaaactgaaattaacATCTATAAATTGGCTGATGGCACTTGCATTAAAAGCTGGAACTATGATTTAAAG gAAACTGTAGATGGACTTTGGTGGATGAACATTGAAGGAACAGCAAACAAACTCTatcttttgcaaacaaatgaaaaactgTCTTGTTGTTG GATTTCTGTGTATGATCCGACTGAAAACACTGGGAAGGGGAAAGCATCTCTTGTCACCATAGAAGTGTTGCATTGTGTTTGTGTTCTTCCATTTCTTCAGTTTGTAGTGAGCAGCAACAGGATTGTTAAGTATGCTTGGAATAAAGCTGAGAG GGATTTTACACCGCAGCTGGAGATGATGCGTATTGAAGATTccattacatcattatgtGCATTAAACCATCAACCCAACGCATTGATTGGATCTTCTTCAAAAATGTTATACATATG gaATCACAGAACAGGACTTCTGCTTcaacaaatttcttttttgaatcAATGCCAGGAGTTATTGACAGCTTCTTCACTCAat ATACTTATGCAATCCACATACTGGAATGTGcgtgaaagtttttaa
- the LOC143452107 gene encoding NADH dehydrogenase [ubiquinone] 1 beta subcomplex subunit 9-like — protein MTSVVPAGKLYKFVSHKRKVLSLYKRALRHLEAFCFEEGRHVFAYERTLLRARFDLHKDEPDFKRATQLLRLGEEEFWVNQHPDPVLLPNEEGGVTFQRHATYQVPERALDHWEPHEKAMFPDYFAKREKWQGIRRKTWSEEMQWLQEWDKKNIDNGISLTDALPAAKEKDGYPPFWWRTVTRPLEQPKLMEWWPNNEDSFSR, from the exons ATGACTTCAGTTGTCCCTGCTGGTAAGCTTTATAAATTCGTGTCCCACAAAAGGAAAGTTCTTTCTCTTTATAAAAGGGCTTTGCGACACTTGGAAGCTTTTTGCTTTGAAGAAGGCAG GCATGTTTTTGCATATGAGCGTACCTTACTACGAGCAAGGTTTGACCTCCACAAAGATGAACCTGATTTTAAACGTGCTACTCAACTTCTTCGCCTTGGGGAAGAAGAATTCTGGGTAAATCAACATCCAGATCCAGTATTGTTGCCTAATGAAGAGGGTGGGGTGACTTTCCAGAGACATGCTACATACCAG GTGCCAGAAAGAGCTTTAGACCATTGGGAACCTCATGAGAAAGCAATGTTTCCTGACTATTTTGCAAAGCGGGAAAAATGGCAAGGGATTCGACGTAAGACATGGTCTGAGGAAATGCAATGGTTACAAGAATGGGACAAAAAGAACATAGATAAT GGTATATCTTTGACGGATGCCCTTCCAGcagcaaaagaaaaagatgGTTACCCACCATTTTGGTGGAGAACAGTCACCAGGCCGTTGGAACAACCAAAGTTAATGGAATGGTGGCCAAATAATGAGGATTCCTTCAGTCGATAA